A genomic region of Phoenix dactylifera cultivar Barhee BC4 unplaced genomic scaffold, palm_55x_up_171113_PBpolish2nd_filt_p 000851F, whole genome shotgun sequence contains the following coding sequences:
- the LOC103699940 gene encoding phytosulfokine receptor 1-like: MKGLWQVLPMYPLFCAIFFIFLYSQPCASTSKNLSCNSNDLRALEDFSNGLDSRIDGWKFHDALAANCCSWPGVRCALFSVFSSSFSINSTDPSLRVVSLDLASTGLEGLLWNSLLGLDQLSFLNLSHNSLRGTVPPELFHLRRLEVLDLKSNNFTGELDQGISNLTSLSYIDVSFNRFTGFIPDSFHGLQRLESFSAESNCLEGRLPNSLSSCSMLSLLNLRNNSLDGNIDLNFASLVQLVVLNLGSNRFSGHIPKSLSSCRALQVLNLASNNLHGKIPKSFRNLQALSYLSVSKNSLSNVSVALQTLQECQNLTVLILTRNFYGEELPNNGIQGFHSLQALVVADCPLTGSIPSWLANIKELSLLDLSWNHLTGGIPLCIRSLDYLFYLDLSNNSLTGEIPMSLTKLKTLNSDSLSHNGSSSHGIPFFSWKNPTRLLWYKQYINFPPTVDLSNNMMDGTIWKEIGNLRLLQVLDLSKNNFTGSIPDELSGLRNLETLDLSFNGLSGTIPASLVNLTFLSSFNVAHNHLQGQIPKGGQFSTFSSSSFEGNPGLCGEFFLVCYSTSKPPEEEENDREESNVVLEGLPLAMGFISGLLLIVILVILPLLKQG, from the coding sequence ATGAAAGGTCTCTGGCAGGTGCTTCCTATGTATCCTCTCTTTTGTGCcattttctttatatttctcTATTCCCAACCTTGTGCTTCCACTTCCAAAAATCTCAGCTGCAATTCTAATGATCTGAGAGCGCTAGAGGATTTCTCAAATGGTCTTGATTCGAGGATCGATGGGTGGAAATTTCATGATGCTCTGGCTGCAAACTGTTGCAGTTGGCCTGGGGTGCGCTGTGCTTTGTTCTCAGTTTTCTCCTCCTCGTTCTCAATAAATTCTACCGATCCAAGCTTAAGGGTCGTGAGTTTGGATCTCGCAAGCACAGGTCTAGAAGGGCTTCTCTGGAATTCTCTGTTAGGTTTGGATCAGTTGAGCTTCCTCAACCTCTCCCATAACTCCCTACGTGGCACTGTCCCTCCAGAGTTGTTTCATTTACGGCGGTTGGAAGTGCTGGACCTGAAGAGCAACAACTTCACTGGTGAGCTAGATCAGGGTATCAGTAACCTTACAAGCTTGTCCTACATCGACGTCTCCTTCAATCGATTCACCGGATTCATTCCGGATTCATTTCATGGCCTTCAGAGGCTGGAGAGTTTCTCTGCTGAATCCAACTGTTTGGAAGGTCGATTACCCAATTCACTCTCATCTTGCTCGATGCTTAGTTTGCTCAATCTGAGAAATAATTCTCTTGATGGTAATATTGACCTTAATTTCGCTAGTTTGGTTCAACTAGTTGTTCTCAATCTCGGATCTAATCGTTTTTCCGGTCATATCCCGAAGAGCTTGTCTTCTTGCAGAGCTTTGCAGGTTCTAAACCTTGCTAGTAATAATCTTCATGGAAAAATTCCCAAAAGTTTTAGGAACCTTCAAGCTCTCTCCTATCTGTCAGTGTCAAAAAACAGTCTTTCCAATGTTTCAGTGGCATTGCAAACACTACAGGAGTGTCAGAATCTGACGGTCCTTATCCTTACAAGGAACTTTTATGGAGAAGAGTTGCCTAATAACGGAATTCAAGGATTTCACAGCTTGCAAGCTCTGGTTGTAGCAGATTGTCCTCTCACTGGTTCGATTCCCTCGTGGTTAGCAAATATCAAAGAGTTGAGTTTGCTAGATTTGTCTTGGAATCACTTGACTGGTGGCATTCCATTGTGTATTAGGAGCCTGGATTATCTCTTTTACCTGGACCTGTCAAATAATTCACTCACTGGCGAGATTCCTATGAGCTTAACGAAACTAAAAACCCTCAATTCTGATTCTCTTTCACACAATGGGTCTTCTTCACATGGCATCCCCTTCTTCTCTTGGAAAAATCCAACACGTCTCCTGTGGTACAAACAATATATAAACTTCCCCCCAACAGTGGATTTGAGCAATAATATGATGGATGGAACAATCTGGAAGGAGATTGGCAACTTGAGGCTTCTTCAGGTGCTTGACCTGAGCAAAAACAACTTCACAGGTTCTATTCCTGATGAATTGTCGGGCCTTCGAAATTTAGAGACATTGGACTTGTCTTTCAATGGTTTATCAGGGACAATACCTGCCTCCCTTGTCAACCTTACGTTTCTATCTTCGTTCAATGTTGCTCACAACCACTTGCAGGGCCAAATTCCCAAGGGAGGTCAGTTTTCAACCTTCTCGAGTTCGAGCTTTGAAGGGAATCCTGGTCTCTGTGGTGAATTTTTCTTAGTTTGCTACTCCACTTCAAAGCCTCCCGAGGAGGAGGAAAATGACAGAGAAGAAAGTAATGTTGTTCTCGAAGGACTGCCTCTTGCCATGGGATTCATATCTGGCCTTCTCCTGATAGTAATCCTCGTTATTCTGCCGTTACTGAAACAGGGTTGA
- the LOC120107405 gene encoding phytosulfokine receptor 2-like: MGLQTLQECQNLTTLVLTMNFYGEEMPNNGIQGFHSMQALIIAFCTLTGSIPSWLANIKELSLLDLSWNHLTGGIPLWIGSLDYLFYLDLSNNSLTGKIPMSLTKLKSLNSDSLSHNGSSSYGIPLFSWKNAPRNLLYKQYINFHPTVDLSNNMMDGTIWKEIGNLRLLQVLDLSNNNFTGPNSQGRSVFNLLEFEL; the protein is encoded by the exons ATGGGATTGCAAACACTACAGGAGTGTCAGAATTTGACGACCCTTGTCCTTACAATGAACTTTTATGGAGAAGAGATGCCTAATAATGGAATTCAAGGATTTCACAGCATGCAAGCGCTGATTATAGCATTTTGTACTCTGACTGGTTCCATTCCCTCGTGGTTAGCAAATATCAAAGAGTTGAGCTTGCTAGATTTGTCTTGGAATCACTTGACTGGAGGCATTCCCTTGTGGATTGGGAGCCTGGATTATCTCTTTTACCTTGACCTGTCAAATAATTCACTCACTGGGAAGATTCCTATGAGCTTAACGAAACTAAAAAGCCTCAATTCTGATTCTCTTTCACACAATGGGTCTTCTTCATATGGCATCCCCTTGTTCTCTTGGAAAAATGCACCACGTAACCTGCTGTATAAACAATATATAAACTTCCATCCAACAGTGGATTTGAGCAATAATATGATGGATGGAACAATCTGGAAGGAGATTGGCAACTTGAGGCTTCTTCAGGTGCTTGACCTGAGCAACAACAACTTCACAG GGCCAAATTCCCAAGGGAGGTCAGTTTTCAACCTTCTCGAGTTCGAGCTTTGA